The window CTCCGCCCTGCTCTTCCTCCATGTGATGAGCACTCCCCAGTTCTTCGGGCATCATGGGTAAAGGCACTCGTAACACTCTGTCTGCGTTTATCGTGGCCTGTCACTTCGGATGTTCATAAATGACAAACATTCAGGAGGTCAGTCTCCCAGGGGCCAAAGCTCAGGCGATTAGGAAGGGAATagttttgctgtcatttttagAGCTGATTTGGGTGGGGTGGGgtggacaaaaataaactaaacgaAGGGTTGAGCGCAGACaggcaggtcaaaggtcagctttTAACCAGGGCACAATCAGGAGTGATTGTACAAGTCAGGGGTTTTATATAGGCATTGGTACTAATATCGAGGTAAGAATACATGTCAAAAGTATCGATTTTAAGCCCTTATGAGATGCCTGAAGAAGTGTTTTTCCTACTGTCGTACAGCGCTcgcctgttgctgcacactgccacTAAGCTGGCTGAAGAGAAAGGTAAAGCAGGCAAGAAAATTTGCTTTAACgtgtcatttcctttttctgttttccagaaGGAGGGCATGCAGCGGCGACCTCCGACACAATGTCATCCTGGCAACAGAGTCCTACGCCCAGCCGGTGCACAAGCCCTACATCACCCTGTGTCAAGGCCATCGCCTCTGCAGCACATACAAGTAAGACgctcacacttttttttttagtactcACACTAAGTTTGAAACTGGCAGTGGGTTGgccaacatttttcaagaggggGCCATGGCCCCTCCTGGTCCAACTTTAGGGGCACctctgtaaaaatgtaaaaaaaaaaaaaaactctacccGGTCACAGCGCATGCAATCAAGGCATCTGCGCACATAAATAACATCTGACGTGGCTAAGTATTGAGACAGAGCGACACATCTTCACGTTCTTTCACAAAAGGACTCCCATGCTCACAAACCGTAACTGCACACAGCATGTAGGTCACGATGGCACATAGTTTTGAATGGAATCTAAATATCGAGCACTTTGTGTAACGACAGGAAATGAGCTGCCTGCCCTCAGAGACCAGTGCTTTGTTTATCTTGGACTCCACGCTAGCACCCTCCCAGTTGCTCTCCTAGCCCTTTACcttctccacatttttttaatccctgTTAGCTTTTCTCTCACCAAAGCTCACTTTCGCTTTTGGTCTGTTTTCTTGGATCCTCATGCAAACATGTCTCCAGTCTCTAGTTTTAGCCTCAATTTATTGCTCTTAATTCCCCCCTTGCTCTGGCAAGCTAAACACACCGCATTCTCAGCAGGCTGAAGCCAAAATAGCTGATTATAGACCTGACTTCACATCACTGCTAGCCTTTTCTCTTCTGAACCCGTGGCTTGACTGTTCCACCAAGTTACTAACACTCATCTATGGTCACCCAGTCTCATCACAGAAAAAGCTCTGCTGCACTTCAAACGATCCGTAACCTCTGTGATTTCGCTTGTCTTCACAGAACAACATACTCGTTAGCTTACCGGCAGGTAAGCAGGATAGAGTCGGCCTCACATTTCTACCCAGACTGTTGCCCCGGTTGGCGGAGATTTCACTCACACAACTGCAACCAAGGTAAAagatagttttaaaataattttaatggtTGAACTCTGCTGCCATCTTTATTTGACCTAACTCCAGATTAGCTAGTTCTGAAGGAAAGCTGACAAGTAGTCTGAAACTGGCCAAGACAGCAGTAACttttaacaacttttatttcaaaaacaaaatattaccagaACTATAGATATAGTTAGATTTGCATTGGAGGTTATTTACCAACTCCCTGATGAGTGTTTACACAGGAAATAGAGAATGGAGGCGGTGCGCCATCAAACAACTTCCTGTGTGAAACCACTTCTGAtaattgaacatttaaataGGTTCTGGTCAGTATATATCTGTATATCAGCTTGTGCGGAAGTGCTAAGACAGTTTCCACTctgtgtattaatgcatattaaagtATGTTTGTTGTGTGAACAGATATATCTGTTGTGCAGATGTTAGCTCTTTTCAGGCAGCTGTGGTCCCCAACGTCAGAACACACTGCTGGTTCACTGCAGTAAAATACtattttagatttagatttttatattattattattattattatcgttattattttctattatgCAGTTGCTCTAATCAGaaacatgttgtgttttctagacgtgtttcacacaggaagttAATTATTGTTGCACCGTCTCTAGtctacaaaatgaaaacagccttttttgtgtaaatacagtGTACAATACAAACATGAGGATGGTTTAATGGATCACAAAATAgtattcacaaaaaatatagattccaatattataataaatataattatagGGTTTCATTTGCTATGCAGaactctgaggttttttttgttgtcttgattcacagtttgctgaaagaaaacaaaaacgtaaACAGGTCTGCATTAGATTTCTCTACTATAACCTGCCATTTTCATGTGATGCCACATTTTGTGTCCCTCTGGCTGATCCAGTTTTATGCCAACCAATTTGGCTCATATCAGAAAGAAAACACGTTCATTTCACCACAATGTTGTTTGCTGAGTTGATTTAAAGTAATAATTATAAAtcagttgtgtgttttgtttttttttatgaatgttttcgGATGTGTTCCTCAGCTCTGTGTGCAGAACCCTGTGCTAATGGCGGCACCTGTTTGAAACCCAATAAGTGCGCGTGCACCCCCGGCTGGACGGCACACCGGTGCCAAACGGGTACGCAGAAATCACATTCAGATTCACCTGAGGAGCTGTACGTAAATCCATATGCATACTCACgacttgctttttttcctctttttatccctttttttttggctgtcaGATGTGGACGAGTGCGGCGGGCGGCAGCCGTGCTCCCAGCTGTGCGTGAACACAGCTGGAAGCTACAGATGCTCCTGCAGAGATGGCTTCACGCTCGCCGGAGACGGACGGTCCTGTTCCCAGCTTCCACCTCCGCCGCCGTCTCCGACACCCACCCAGGGCAGCCGGGCAGCAGTGGGTGGCCACGCCGTTGCGGGTAAATGAGCGCCGCGAACTGCATATTTCCATGTTCTGCAGCGggacagaggaagaaaacatgaCCAGCTTCGCGGTCCATTATTACTTTTGGTACGCGCTATGCCACTCTCAACTCGTACCGTGAGTAATAATGCACTGCGACTGGTGCCGACTCCAGACTGATGTTATGCGCGGCTGGCTCCATGCGGTGAGACTGGGATCGTTAGGACTTTAAAAATGACTGCACGTCCCGTCGCTGAAGTAAACATCTGCATTTAATCCGGCTCCCGAGCTAATGCACACACGTTTTCACCCCACACACTCCATTAGTTCCCTcagaaatgttagatttttgTCTCAGTaggaaaaaagctttttgagtGTTTGTGCATTCTTCTCGTTTTCTTTCGGTTCCTTATGTTAATTTCACAAACTGAAGGgtgttttattggggttttatgtgacataCCGACACAGAGTGGAGCATAATTATGTTGTGGAAAGAAAATTGTGTGtggttttcaaaaatctttaccaaaagacaaaaaaaaatcaaaaatcaaacatgctgtcatttttttttttgtcaatcagAATCATCTTTAGCTTCAGTTACAGCTGCAAGCTTCTCCTGCTAagatcagttttaaagtttttccacagattctcaagAAGATtaaaatctggactttgactggaccagtctaacacatgaatatacTTCAGTCTTAACCAAGGTGACTTCTAAAGACAGCGGAAAGGCGCAGCAGTTTAATTAGAGGTATTTAGAAAGACTTTAGAAAGAACTTACAGGGGccccaaatatttatttattttttttaactaatgcatgttttgaaaatgcGCTTTGCTTAAAACCCATTGGCCGGAATCAGGTAAGCTGTActaatatttttggatttttctaaaCATAAACACTAGTCAAGTATttgaaaaattatgaaattattgtacatcgttttaaaaacaaagtggaGCGTAAAGATCTACCTAAAAGTGTGCCATGATTtgcatcagtaaaaaaaaaaaatgttgattttgaaTGGGGCACCAAAACTGGCTCAACCCAGAAGCCCTCATCCTTTTAAATCTGGCCCTGGGTATTTGAGTCAATGGGATTTAATGTCACACTTCAAAAGATAAACTATGTTTGGAAACAGAAATTGGGAAAAACTTCCACGTCACCACTGTGCTCCGGTTTGTGTTGGTGGCTCCCattaaaatctcagtaaaacacatgtaagtttgtgtgttttttatcgtgacaaaatgtgaaaaagtgttcTGCTAGGCAATGTGGCCTCAAAACAATACACAACCGCCTCCACCTCTGACTCTGCTTTATGTCTCCAAATGTTCTTGACCCCAAGATTTTCCTTTTAAGTCCCATTCCGAGTCCGCCTTATTGCTCTTTTGGGAAAttgtgcaacaacaaaaaaaaaaaaaaaaaaaaaaaattgaagtagACATAGTTCTTCCTAATTTCTTCAACTCTTTCCAAActgggggatttttttcttactttttttttttttggtgagtcACCTAACTGAAATCAAAAGGGGGAGATTtggatggggggggggggctgaaTGCTGTCTCCTGCACtcagagtaaaataaatatctgtgcATAAACGAGAGATTGCAAAATCTCCCaggccttcctcctcctcctcttcctcttcctccctccatcTATCAGAGTTTCTTCTGGAAACTGACCACAAGCTCCGAAGGTTCACCTCCACGGCGACGTGATGGATCGGCTGAGTCAGCGAGAAACGCTCAGAAGAGCAGAAAACACGACAGAGGATTTAgggattttccttttttttttttgcaagagcTTGCCTGCAGATGGGCTTCTTGCCCGTCTACAAACATACCCGTTTCATTCGAGAGACGTCTTTCTATTATCTGCTCATATACACATGTCGGAGGGATGTTGATGGAGATCACGAGTGTATACAGAGCCTCGGAGAGCCGACTCTCGCTCTGCCAAGATCCATTGGATCGCGTTTAGGCTTTTCAGCCTCCcgcctttttaattttttttccttccactttgttCTTGGCCGGGGCTTGTGTTCTCATTCCAACTCCATCAACTCTGTCTGCTGGGGGTCACGCACCCCAGTTTATCCCCCCAGATCCCCCTCATCCACCATTCTTTTCCCTTTTGCGCCTCCTCCTTAGCTTATTCCACTCCAGTGTGGACCACATCTGGGAGAGATTGAACATCTTCCCGTCTGTCTGCAGAGGTGCAACCAGAGAAGTGGAAAGAGAGGCCGGGTGGGGGGGTATATTGGGGGGCGGTTGCTCCTAAATCTGCATCCTGGTCAGAGTCCCCGTCTATGGAAGGAACATGCCCCCTTTCGAGGGGCTCTGAGCCAGAAGCTCAGAGCCCCTCGAAGGAGGGTTTGCTCGTCTATTTCTGGTCGCATCGCAGCGTTTTGACAGCCCCCCCCCTCCCCAGCTGTTCCCATGGCTTCACtgccttacaaaaaaaaaaaaacatctgaactgcttgaactttttactttttcactttttggtCCCAGAAAGttgtgaataattgtgaagttgacgggcagagaaaaaaaagtggttttaaattatcattttaaataaaaaaataaaaacctttgaatTGAACCCAGTGCAGCCCAGTGCAACAAATGACCTTCAGAAGTCACTTTATTAGTGGAAAAAAGTTGGTAATTTAAGTTCAACATAAAGTTCTATGAAGGAGTCTGTAGTTTGTTAGAGATTagtatataaaaaagtttgtgttttttttttagtaatttattttctatttgtggcccttggaaaGATTTAGTACAgatttaatgattttcttttacttttgtttttttaggggtTGATTCTCCCAAACAAGAGAAGTTCTTCTCAAACTGGAAAATATAACTCCTACGTCTTTTATTAACCACATGTTTGTGTTGCATAAGCAAGCAGCAAATTTATTGTTatcaataaaagataaataaaagaaaacacttttgtGACCCAAAAGTGCTTTAAACCTGAAACTTTGGATGGAAGCCTGTAGGTGTCAGAATAGGCTAAATGACCCAAAACCAATGGAGAATATCTGGCAGCACCAAAACTGACAGCCAGAAAATTCAGTCGATAAATATCCAGGTGAAATATAATGTACagactttatattttaatttgacacataaaatcccaacaaaacacGCCGACAGTTTGCGTGCAGCTTCACAGTCCAGAcgctgtattattattattatttttttactatcattttttatctttaagtgTTTCAGTCACTCGTTCCCTCAGTTGCTGCTAATGCGCAGGCGTCTACAAATCGTGACgcgtgtctctgtctgtctgtctgtctgtctgcgtgTCTCCTTCCAGGAGGAAGCTTGGGCCTGGTGGAGAACGTCACAGAGGAGGTCCAGAGCCTGAGGAACAGagtggagctgctggagaaggTAGATGAGTGAGCGAACTCCTGAACTCCTGTTGGTGTTAAACAGAAACCTCCTGCTCATGACGCCTCCCCTCCACACCCCGTCTGGCTCCACGGGAACCTTTCTGATCTTTCCTTGGcgtaaaaaaccaaaaaaaaaaaaaaaacaaaaaaaaaaacccacctgaCTTATGTTCCTAACAGCCTACcctgaaacaaaacatcattATTTCGCTTTACAAGGTGGCTAAACTTTTGCACCCTTTCCCTCTCGCTTCTCGCAGAAGCTACAGCTGGTGTTGGCGCCCTTCAGCAGCTTCTTCCCGCTGCCGCTGGACGACAGCTTCCCGGAGAAGACCACCCTACTGTCCCACTCCTTCCGGCAGCTGGACCGCATCGACTCCCTCAGCGAGCAGATCGGCTTCCTGGAGGAGCGCCTCGGCACATGTGAGCAGCCGAATGCTCGGTGTTTGATTCCTTGTTGCtctcagaagattttttttttatttttattttttaaatagctggATTTAGTCCAAAGTTATAGGACAAGTTATTTTCCAGGAAAGAAGGGTTCCAGATAGCAGATAAAAGTGCAGATAAGACGACTGTCTATAATGTAATATTGttaataaatttattattaataaaatgaaataacgTGATTAAATCTTGAGCGCGTAACATCATACTGTCCCTGAATGTGTAATGATAgcttaaatataaaacaaaaaacacaaagtgaaatatttgctCTTAAATTATAATCTAATTAAGAAAGAGTCGAGTAAAGTGTCTCCAGACGAGTTTCCCGGCCAAGAAATCTggagtcataaaaaaaaaaaaaaaaaaaaaatcagcatttaaTTATAAATGCCGCAGATATTTTCAACAATCGGTCTGAGGTTATCCAAATAacagttttcaatgtttttttattacataaatccAACCTTGAAGCTCCTCGTTCGTTAAAACGCCTCCAGAGGCGGGAAGGATCGTCATTCTGGAATGGCACCAGATTCTGTTTTAACTTGTACAGCACGTTAAAAATCTGACAGCTTTCCCCCCCTGCTCCTTTCTATTCATGTTCATGCTGTCGTAACTCTTT of the Poecilia reticulata strain Guanapo linkage group LG12, Guppy_female_1.0+MT, whole genome shotgun sequence genome contains:
- the egfl7 gene encoding epidermal growth factor-like protein 7 isoform X2, whose product is MYQELLLSSALLFLHVMSTPQFFGHHGRRACSGDLRHNVILATESYAQPVHKPYITLCQGHRLCSTYKTTYSLAYRQVSRIESASHFYPDCCPGWRRFHSHNCNQALCAEPCANGGTCLKPNKCACTPGWTAHRCQTDVDECGGRQPCSQLCVNTAGSYRCSCRDGFTLAGDGRSCSQLPPPPPSPTPTQGSRAAVGGHAVAGGSLGLVENVTEEVQSLRNRVELLEKKLQLVLAPFSSFFPLPLDDSFPEKTTLLSHSFRQLDRIDSLSEQIGFLEERLGTCSCQEN
- the egfl7 gene encoding epidermal growth factor-like protein 7 isoform X1 codes for the protein MRCLKKCFSYCRTALACCCTLPLSWLKRKVKQARKFALTCHFLFLFSRRRACSGDLRHNVILATESYAQPVHKPYITLCQGHRLCSTYKTTYSLAYRQVSRIESASHFYPDCCPGWRRFHSHNCNQALCAEPCANGGTCLKPNKCACTPGWTAHRCQTDVDECGGRQPCSQLCVNTAGSYRCSCRDGFTLAGDGRSCSQLPPPPPSPTPTQGSRAAVGGHAVAGGSLGLVENVTEEVQSLRNRVELLEKKLQLVLAPFSSFFPLPLDDSFPEKTTLLSHSFRQLDRIDSLSEQIGFLEERLGTCEQPNARCLIPCCSQKIFFLFLFFK